A part of Terriglobus roseus genomic DNA contains:
- a CDS encoding glycoside hydrolase family 15 protein has product MTKEEHETEEPLHAARIEDYALIGDCETAALICRNGSLDWLCWPTFASGACFAALLGTADHGYFQIRPSAEEVVTEDEWRYKPHTLIVEKVWKTERGAVLVSDFMPPRGNNSDVVRIVKGLRGSVKMRMDLVLRFDYGRTIPWVERVDHHMRAIAGPELVVLRTEAPLHGEGLTTVSDFEVREGESVCFVLSYGSSLQEDPASFDPHDAYRDTEIFWTEWTSQRKGHTDWEDCVERSLITLKALTYRPTGGLVAAPTTSLPEQIGGVRNWDYRCCWLRDTAFTLLVLLHEGYTEEAQAWRGWLLRAIAGSAEQIQSLYGLGGERQLTEWQADWLPGYENSKPVNIGNKAAEQLQLDVFGEVIAALSHTPTVKDDVWRPAVRSLVINMLEHLENIWQLPDNGIWEVRGPQQHFVHSKVMAWVAFSRAIEGYERTDDKGDAKLQEAVERWRHVRDAIHRDVCVNGYDAERNTFVQAYGSHALDAALLRIPLVGFLPANDPRVAGTLKAVQQELQRGDLVLRYNTDGDDGLPPGEGAFLACSFWMTGVMYLSGQQAEARAMFERLLKLRNPLGLIAEEYDMQEMRQVGNFPQAFSHLTMAHAATILSGGKGPWSEGLESAERR; this is encoded by the coding sequence TTGACCAAGGAAGAGCACGAAACAGAAGAGCCTCTACATGCGGCTCGGATTGAAGACTACGCCTTGATTGGGGATTGCGAAACGGCAGCGCTTATCTGCCGCAACGGATCACTGGACTGGCTCTGTTGGCCGACATTCGCCTCCGGTGCATGCTTCGCGGCGTTGCTCGGAACAGCAGACCATGGTTATTTTCAGATTCGTCCGTCGGCCGAGGAGGTCGTGACGGAAGACGAATGGCGATACAAACCGCACACTCTGATCGTAGAAAAAGTGTGGAAGACGGAGCGGGGCGCGGTGCTTGTGAGCGACTTTATGCCACCGCGTGGGAACAATTCGGATGTTGTGAGGATTGTGAAAGGACTGCGCGGTTCCGTGAAGATGCGCATGGATCTTGTGTTGAGGTTCGACTATGGCAGAACCATTCCGTGGGTGGAACGTGTCGATCATCACATGCGTGCCATTGCAGGTCCTGAACTTGTAGTTCTTCGTACCGAGGCGCCCTTACATGGCGAAGGCCTCACGACTGTGAGCGATTTCGAAGTCCGCGAAGGAGAATCGGTGTGTTTTGTTCTGTCATACGGATCATCGCTCCAAGAGGACCCCGCCAGTTTCGATCCTCACGATGCTTATCGCGACACAGAAATCTTCTGGACAGAATGGACCTCGCAGCGAAAAGGACATACGGACTGGGAAGATTGCGTGGAGCGTTCGCTCATCACTTTAAAGGCTCTGACGTATCGGCCTACCGGTGGTCTTGTAGCCGCACCCACAACGTCGCTTCCTGAACAAATCGGCGGTGTGCGTAATTGGGACTATCGATGCTGCTGGCTGCGTGACACAGCCTTCACATTGCTGGTGTTGTTACACGAAGGTTACACAGAAGAAGCGCAGGCATGGCGTGGATGGCTGCTTCGCGCCATAGCTGGTTCGGCAGAACAAATCCAGTCTCTTTATGGGCTTGGAGGCGAAAGGCAATTGACTGAATGGCAGGCAGATTGGTTGCCGGGCTATGAGAATTCCAAGCCAGTAAATATCGGAAATAAAGCTGCGGAACAGTTGCAGTTAGATGTGTTTGGAGAGGTGATTGCGGCACTCTCACACACGCCCACCGTGAAAGACGATGTGTGGAGGCCGGCGGTGCGGTCGCTGGTGATCAATATGCTTGAGCATCTGGAAAATATCTGGCAGCTACCGGACAACGGCATATGGGAGGTGCGCGGCCCACAACAACACTTTGTGCATTCCAAAGTGATGGCATGGGTCGCATTTTCGCGCGCCATCGAAGGATACGAACGGACTGACGATAAAGGTGATGCAAAGCTGCAGGAAGCGGTAGAGCGCTGGCGCCATGTAAGAGACGCCATTCATCGGGATGTATGCGTGAATGGATACGACGCGGAGCGAAATACGTTTGTGCAGGCGTATGGATCGCATGCCCTTGACGCGGCTCTTTTACGAATCCCACTTGTAGGATTCTTGCCTGCGAACGACCCGCGGGTGGCGGGCACTCTTAAGGCGGTTCAACAAGAGTTGCAGAGAGGCGACCTAGTACTGCGATACAACACGGACGGTGATGATGGATTGCCGCCGGGCGAAGGTGCCTTCTTGGCTTGTTCGTTTTGGATGACGGGTGTGATGTATCTCAGTGGCCAGCAGGCGGAAGCCCGCGCCATGTTTGAGCGATTGTTGAAGTTACGCAATCCGCTTGGCTTAATCGCAGAAGAATATGACATGCAAGAAATGCGGCAGGTAGGAAATTTCCCACAGGCGTTCTCGCATCTGACCATGGCGCATGCAGCCACCATCCTGAGCGGTGGAAAAGGTCCCTGGAGTGAAGGGCTTGAGTCGGCCGAACGCCGCTGA
- a CDS encoding alpha-1,4-glucan--maltose-1-phosphate maltosyltransferase, with the protein MKPKEGRSRVIIENVQPQVDCGRHAVKRVVGDRVVVSAAIYSDGHDHVAAKLFYRRESEDTWRTAPFMERGNDVWEAEFTADAIGPWLYTVQAWVDHFGTWVHDLHKRIDAQTTTSPAEMPGGPEQNEGGSATDENTVALEDLTATKKSSTGASTPAPSNDIALALRTGATLLDQASARARTADAQTLKGAASSLRYLAEKNANFYEFPLSNDLILLALQYPDLNFATTYSKGFPLWVDRERARFSTWYEFFPRSCGANGAHGTLRDAMALLPEVAEMGFDVVYFPPIHPIGTAFRKGRNNSIFAAPDDVGSPWAIGNRDGGHKAILRELGTFADFEQLIGTAQKLKMEIALDIAFQCAPDHPWVHDHPNWFKIRPDGSIQYAENPPKKYQDIYPINFESDDWRALWEELCSVFLFWIDKGVRIFRVDNPHTKAIPFWEWCIAEIRQTHPEVVFLAEAFTRPHVMYGLAKIGYTQSYTYFSWRTEKHELTQYMQEITTPPVSEFFRPNLWPNTPDILVEFLQEGGRAAFQQRAILAATLSASYGIYGPTYELCEHVPAKPKSEEYLDSEKYQLRTWDREDPISIAPLVTLLNRLRNAHPALQTNDSLHFHGISNDSLIAYSKRAGDDVVLTIVNLDPHQTQIGWTDLQLMELGMPLAGEFEAHDLLTGETYLWQGSYNYVSLDPEKMPAHILLLHPKHLSEHTAAESTED; encoded by the coding sequence TTGAAGCCGAAGGAAGGCCGGAGCCGCGTCATCATCGAAAACGTGCAACCGCAGGTGGACTGCGGACGCCACGCAGTCAAGCGCGTAGTAGGTGATCGCGTTGTTGTATCGGCGGCCATCTATTCGGACGGACACGATCACGTTGCAGCAAAGCTTTTTTATCGACGCGAATCAGAAGACACCTGGCGCACCGCCCCCTTTATGGAACGCGGAAACGATGTGTGGGAAGCGGAGTTCACGGCAGATGCCATAGGCCCGTGGCTTTATACAGTGCAGGCATGGGTCGATCATTTCGGCACATGGGTTCATGATCTGCATAAGCGAATCGACGCGCAGACGACAACGTCCCCCGCGGAAATGCCCGGCGGTCCTGAACAGAACGAAGGTGGTTCCGCGACAGATGAAAATACCGTTGCTCTGGAAGACCTGACGGCTACAAAAAAGTCATCCACAGGAGCCAGCACTCCGGCCCCCTCGAACGATATCGCGCTGGCCCTTAGAACTGGCGCCACTCTGCTTGACCAGGCCTCGGCACGTGCACGCACTGCAGACGCGCAGACACTCAAAGGAGCGGCAAGCTCACTTCGTTATCTCGCGGAAAAGAACGCTAATTTTTATGAATTCCCGCTCAGCAACGACCTGATCCTGCTGGCACTTCAATATCCGGATTTAAACTTCGCCACTACGTATTCCAAAGGTTTTCCGCTCTGGGTGGATCGCGAACGTGCGCGATTCTCCACGTGGTACGAATTCTTTCCGCGCTCCTGCGGCGCAAACGGTGCACACGGCACACTGCGCGATGCCATGGCTTTACTTCCAGAAGTAGCTGAAATGGGATTCGACGTTGTCTATTTCCCTCCGATCCATCCCATTGGCACAGCCTTCCGCAAAGGGCGAAACAATTCCATCTTCGCCGCTCCGGACGACGTGGGGAGTCCATGGGCCATTGGCAATCGTGACGGCGGCCACAAGGCCATCCTGCGTGAACTAGGAACCTTCGCTGATTTTGAACAACTCATCGGGACGGCGCAAAAATTGAAGATGGAAATCGCGCTCGACATTGCATTCCAGTGCGCGCCCGATCATCCATGGGTTCACGACCATCCAAATTGGTTCAAAATCCGTCCGGATGGAAGCATTCAATATGCGGAGAATCCCCCCAAGAAATATCAGGACATCTATCCGATCAATTTCGAATCGGATGACTGGCGCGCACTCTGGGAAGAGTTATGCAGCGTCTTTCTGTTCTGGATCGACAAGGGCGTGCGTATCTTCCGCGTCGATAATCCGCACACAAAGGCGATTCCCTTCTGGGAGTGGTGCATCGCCGAAATTCGGCAGACGCATCCTGAAGTGGTCTTTCTGGCAGAGGCATTCACACGTCCGCACGTGATGTATGGATTGGCAAAGATTGGTTACACGCAGAGCTACACGTATTTCTCATGGCGAACGGAGAAACACGAACTTACGCAGTATATGCAGGAGATCACGACACCTCCGGTCAGCGAATTCTTCCGACCGAACCTATGGCCGAACACACCTGACATTCTGGTCGAATTCCTGCAGGAAGGCGGACGTGCAGCCTTTCAACAACGTGCCATCCTCGCTGCAACATTGAGTGCCAGTTATGGCATTTATGGTCCCACCTACGAATTGTGCGAACACGTTCCAGCAAAGCCCAAAAGCGAAGAGTATCTGGACAGCGAAAAGTACCAGTTGCGCACATGGGATCGCGAGGATCCAATCTCCATTGCGCCGCTCGTCACTTTGCTGAATCGCCTGCGAAACGCACATCCCGCATTGCAGACGAACGATTCTCTTCACTTTCACGGCATCAGTAATGATTCACTCATTGCCTACAGCAAAAGGGCGGGAGACGATGTAGTTCTGACCATTGTGAACCTCGATCCGCACCAGACTCAGATTGGTTGGACGGACCTGCAACTGATGGAACTCGGTATGCCGCTGGCGGGTGAGTTTGAAGCGCACGACCTGCTCACAGGCGAGACATATCTGTGGCAAGGGTCATATAACTATGTGAGCCTAGACCCGGAAAAAATGCCGGCACACATCCTGTTACTGCATCCGAAGCATCTTTCCGAACACACGGCCGCGGAGAGTACCGAAGATTGA